A genomic region of Metopolophium dirhodum isolate CAU chromosome 1, ASM1992520v1, whole genome shotgun sequence contains the following coding sequences:
- the LOC132936898 gene encoding PR domain zinc finger protein 5-like yields MNNLITELYGSMAPVTDDFFSDGIRDYSVVKSLQTGETKLWLGPAAFLNHDCEANTDIFSLGSTSAIVKANKKIKRGEEITVSYGPHYFGEDNKDCMCHSCEYKGIGHFQVNEQGAGCLMTNSNSSEEHCPEDETPRDDVFTCNMCGKMFLFKCWLSRHIASHMIPIYTCEKCDKVFNRRDILKRHIRTVHDKVKHVCDICGSKFSTIHAKTRHINTNHSVEDNTVHCTKCNSTFTSKQYLKYHDNLVHTHTKPYTCKLCNQGFSTPYLLHIHKKSHEKR; encoded by the coding sequence ATGAACAACCTTATAACAGAATTATACGGTTCAATGGCACCTGTTactgatgattttttttctgatggAATAAGAGATTATTCAGTCGTGAAATCCTTACAAACAGGCGAAACAAAACTGTGGCTCGGCCCTGCCGCATTCTTAAATCACGACTGCGAAGCAAATAcagatattttttcattagGAAGTACCAGTGCAATAGTAAAAgccaataaaaaaatcaaacgcGGAGAAGAAATAACAGTATCTTACGGCCCACATTATTTCGGAGAAGATAACAAAGACTGTATGTGTCATTCATGTGAATATAAAGGTATTGGACATTTTCAAGTGAATGAACAAGGTGCCGGTTGCCTAATGACAAATTCAAACTCCAGTGAAGAACACTGCCCCGAAGATGAGACGCCCAGAGACGATGTTTTTACTTgcaatatgtgcggaaaaatgtttttattcaaatgttggTTATCGAGACACATTGCTTCCCATATGATACCCATTTACACATGTGAAAAATGCGACAAGGTATTCAACAGGCGAGATATCCTTAAGAGACACATACGAACTGTTCATGATAAAGTGAAGCATGTCTGTGATATATGTGGTTCTAAATTTAGCACTATTCATGCCAAAACCAGACACATCAATACAAATCATAGCGTAGAAGATAACACTGTACattgtacaaaatgtaattcGACGTTTACTAGCAAACAATATCTGAAATACCACGATAACTTAGTGCACACTCACACAAAACCGTATACGTGTAAATTATGCAATCAAGGATTTTCAACACCTTATTTACTAcacattcataaaaaatcacatgaAAAAAGATGA
- the LOC132936837 gene encoding fibrous sheath CABYR-binding protein-like, producing MSRRRSHKKNRRSSNARHNNSSSNSGGRMSVPTPRVNNVPQELPAQELPAQELPAQEQPAQELPAQELPAQEVPAQEVPAQELPAPEVPAQVLPPIEYNSVQPGLVYGDTYDIYLPINRAGPSMTMEELKAHPLMESLQKAMREKQFLHLDFSEK from the exons ATGTCAAGAAGAAGAAGTCATAAGAAAAACCGTAGATCGTCCAATGCTAGACATAACAATTCGTCTT CTAACTCTGGCGGAAGAATGTCTGTTCCCACTCCTCGTGTGAACAATGTACCCCAAGAACTGCCAGCCCAAGAACTACCAGCCCAAGAACTGCCAGCCCAGGAACAGCCAGCCCAAGAACTGCCAGCCCAAGAACTGCCAGCTCAAGAAGTGCCAGCTCAAGAAGTGCCAGCTCAAGAACTGCCAGCTCCAGAAGTGCCAGCTCAAGTACTGCCACCCATAGAATATAATTCAGTGCAGCCAGGCCTTGTCTATGGTGAcacatatgatatatatttgcCTATAAATCGTGCTGGACCAAGTATGACCATGGAAGAATTGAAGGCTCATCCCTTAATGGAGTCTCTTCAGAAAGCCATGagggaaaaacaatttttacatttggatttttctgaaaaataa